In a genomic window of Brettanomyces nanus chromosome 1, complete sequence:
- a CDS encoding uncharacterized protein (BUSCO:EOG09341X2B) → MDLNYSRSRNSPLGKVKHFYARLTIRAKVLLGCLFLFVFYRQFLRSFSTSDQGLNDKISESEHISSISLDDSTKDQKISMISLTYMNLEDPFMNPSTLQFYNYINGGNMQLERNADYIRLVADRPSAVGYVVSRNSISEEDSSALQIELDFRLHGSQNKPDLIGDGMALWITESPLNRGDVFGMQSDYKGLGIFIDTYRNADRQEYKTTNKRRFPYLSLQPNFGDVGRYIKSNDGFQTELDGCSLHDIYNPGEENTVSKMRIIYLRDSQYLQIDVDAQGAGDWKTCVQRRDIPRILIPKNPYLAISAETGELFQAVDIYSMKVQTFRMANGDLVKSVSDLLEGLEIGLPEQSIEKPESSGDSSGKRSLGGGGGGIRHRQRRTLKRLQRQERELKRKDAEKYGDPRGFIGWFGKLVWKITRTILYTILAIILAYFCLIAYRIYRDKRRSKQPQGLL, encoded by the coding sequence ATGGATCTTAACTATTCGCGCAGCAGGAACTCGCCACTTGGCAAGGTGAAGCATTTTTATGCCAGATTAACGATCCGGGCGAAAGTGCTTCTCGGTTGCCTTTTCTTGTTTGTCTTCTACAGGCAGTTTTTGAGatcattttcaacttctgaCCAAGGGTTGAACGACAAAATTTCAGAATCTGAGCATATTTCATCGATCTCTCTTGATGATTCAACGAAGGATCAGAAGATCAGTATGATCTCCTTGACCTATATGAACCTTGAAGACCCATTTATGAATCCTAGCACTTTACAGTTTTATAACTATATCAACGGTGGTAACATGCAATTGGAGAGAAACGCCGATTATATTCGATTGGTGGCGGACAGGCCTTCGGCCGTTGGATATGTTGTTTCCCGAAATTCCATTTCGGAGGAGGATTCATCAGCGTTGCAGATTGAGCTGGATTTCAGACTGCATGGAAGTCAGAATAAGCCTGACCTGATTGGTGATGGCATGGCATTGTGGATTACTGAGTCTCCGTTGAATAGGGGAGATGTATTTGGTATGCAAAGCGACTATAAAGGCCTAGGCATCTTTATTGATACCTATCGAAATGCCGACAGACAGGAGTACAAGACCACAAACAAGCGTAGGTTCCCATACCTTTCTCTTCAGCCCAACTTTGGAGACGTTGGTCGGTATATCAAATCGAACGACGGTTTTCAGACCGAACTTGACGGCTGCTCATTACACGATATCTATAATCcaggagaagagaataCTGTTTCTAAGATGAGAATCATTTACTTGAGAGACAGTCAGTACCTGCAGATCGACGTGGATGCTCAAGGTGCGGGTGACTGGAAAACGTGCGTTCAGAGACGGGATATTCCACGAATTCTAATTCCTAAGAATCCGTACTTGGCAATCAGTGCAGAAACTGGGGAGCTTTTTCAAGCTGTTGACATCTACAGCATGAAAGTTCAGACTTTTAGAATGGCCAATGGAGATTTGGTGAAATCCGTTAGTGACCTACTGGAAGGTTTGGAAATCGGACTTCCTGAGCAAAGCATTGAGAAGCCAGAATCATCTGGAGACAGCAGTGGAAAAAGATCGTTaggaggtggaggaggaggcATCAGACAcagacaaagaagaacattgaaaAGGTTGCAAAGGCAGGAACGGGAGTTGAAACGGAaagatgctgaaaaatATGGAGATCCAAGGGGATTCATCGGCTGGTTCGGTAAATTGGTGTGGAAAATTACTAGGACAATTCTCTACACAATTTTGGCAATAATTCTTGCCTACTTCTGCTTGATAGCATACCGTATTTATAGAGACAAGCGCAGAAGTAAGCAGCCTCAAGGATTATTATAA
- a CDS encoding uncharacterized protein (BUSCO:EOG09344A8L): protein MSVYSLYVISKSGSLLYQKDFRVPNSPVAKQNSNDYLVIASTLHGVHAIASKLTPKEAMNNYEKSRLPTNSNKYGLHCITTELFNVCVFQSATGLKIILMTSKDLSESKLLQLQDKLYEYYTDYVLKSPFYRLEMPIRMKSFDDKVLSVVTSYNV from the coding sequence ATGTCAGTGTATTCTCTCTATGTCATATCGAAATCTGGCTCTTTACTATATCAGAAGGATTTTCGAGTGCCCAATTCACCTGTTGCTAAGCAGAATTCCAATGATTATCTTGTGATAGCCAGCACTCTACACGGAGTCCATGCCATTGCCTCTAAATTGACACCAAAGGAGGCCATGAATAACTACGAAAAGTCTCGGCTACCGACGAACTCAAATAAATACGGATTACATTGCATCACTACAGAGTTGTTTAATGTATGCGTGTTTCAGAGTGCCACGGGATTGAAGATCATCTTAATGACGTCAAAAGATTTGTCAGAATCGAAGCTACTTCAACTACAGGATAAGCTATATGAATATTACACCGATTACGTGTTGAAAAGTCCGTTTTATAGATTAGAGATGCCTATTAGGATGAAATCATTTGATGACAAAGTATTGTCAGTGGTGACCAGTTATAATGTTTGA